In Populus alba chromosome 9, ASM523922v2, whole genome shotgun sequence, a genomic segment contains:
- the LOC118058970 gene encoding uncharacterized protein isoform X2, translating to MNAGDNEMVEGSISSVLVDSLESNKNGDALSPEDVAWADSCLVKDDEISDGDWSSLKDVLLEILSLQPESHDSSKPGTDDLPRAADVLMLPSDEAVNLQSSVVIDNEFFQEDFSETSLKHAFSPNYKEDDDSKMSLPDGSGLDMAFSAYDTEPSTEDIFKVWDLGIPDEEDELVKQLNKALSENPAHSTPQSDDSGGLKEESLDSLVNGIAELSLDQHS from the exons ATGAATGCTGGTGATAATGAGATGGTAGAAGGCTCCATTTCTTCTGTTCTTGTTGATTCGTTGGAGTCTAATAAGAATGGAGATGCACTTTCACCTGAAGATGTAGCTTGGGCTGATTCTTGCCTTgttaaagatgatgaaatttcaGATGGTGACTGGAGTTCTCTGAAAGATGTCTTGTTAGAAATTCTTAGTCTGCAGCCAGAATCACACGATTCTTCTAAACCTGGAACTGATGATTTGCCTAGAGCAGCTGATGTTCTGATGCTTCCTTCCGATGAAGCAGTAAATTTACAGTCATCTGTCGTAATTGATAATGAG TTTTTTCAGGAAGATTTCTCAGAAACTTCTCTCAAACATGCCTTTTCACCTAATTACAAGGAAGATGATGACTCAAAAATGAGTCTGCCAGATGGTTCAGGACTTGACATGGCCTTTTCAGCATATGATACGGAGCCATCAACTGAGGATATCTTTAAGGTTTGGGATTTGGGCATTCCAGATGAGGAAGATGAACTTGTTAAACAGCTGAACAAGGCCCTCTCTGAAAATCCCGCTCACTCCACACCACAATCTGATGATTCAGGGGGTTTGAAAGAGGAGTCACTTGATTCTTTGGTTAATGGCATTGCAGAACTATCTTTGGATCAACACTCTTGA
- the LOC118058970 gene encoding uncharacterized protein isoform X1 — protein MNAGDNEMVEGSISSVLVDSLESNKNGDALSPEDVAWADSCLVKDDEISDGDWSSLKDVLLEILSLQPESHDSSKPGTDDLPRAADVLMLPSDEAVNLQSSVVIDNEVATINKELEMKSKRFPINEETDVSSSQFFQEDFSETSLKHAFSPNYKEDDDSKMSLPDGSGLDMAFSAYDTEPSTEDIFKVWDLGIPDEEDELVKQLNKALSENPAHSTPQSDDSGGLKEESLDSLVNGIAELSLDQHS, from the coding sequence ATGAATGCTGGTGATAATGAGATGGTAGAAGGCTCCATTTCTTCTGTTCTTGTTGATTCGTTGGAGTCTAATAAGAATGGAGATGCACTTTCACCTGAAGATGTAGCTTGGGCTGATTCTTGCCTTgttaaagatgatgaaatttcaGATGGTGACTGGAGTTCTCTGAAAGATGTCTTGTTAGAAATTCTTAGTCTGCAGCCAGAATCACACGATTCTTCTAAACCTGGAACTGATGATTTGCCTAGAGCAGCTGATGTTCTGATGCTTCCTTCCGATGAAGCAGTAAATTTACAGTCATCTGTCGTAATTGATAATGAGGTTGCTACAATTAATAAAGAACTAGAAATGAAAAGCAAACGTTTTCCAATCAATGAGGAGACTGATGTTTCATCATCACAGTTTTTTCAGGAAGATTTCTCAGAAACTTCTCTCAAACATGCCTTTTCACCTAATTACAAGGAAGATGATGACTCAAAAATGAGTCTGCCAGATGGTTCAGGACTTGACATGGCCTTTTCAGCATATGATACGGAGCCATCAACTGAGGATATCTTTAAGGTTTGGGATTTGGGCATTCCAGATGAGGAAGATGAACTTGTTAAACAGCTGAACAAGGCCCTCTCTGAAAATCCCGCTCACTCCACACCACAATCTGATGATTCAGGGGGTTTGAAAGAGGAGTCACTTGATTCTTTGGTTAATGGCATTGCAGAACTATCTTTGGATCAACACTCTTGA
- the LOC118058968 gene encoding fructose-bisphosphate aldolase 1, chloroplastic has translation MASASLLKSSPVLDKSEFVKGQTLRLPSASIVRCRSTAPSSLTVRAGSYADELVKTAKTIASPGRGILAMDESNATCGKRLASIGLENTEANRQAYRTLLVTVPGLGNYVSGAILFEETLYQSTTDGKKMVDVLVEQKIVPGIKVDKGLVPLAGSNDESWCQGLDGLASRSAAYYQQGARFAKWRTVVSIPNGPSALAVKEAAWGLARYAAISQDNGLVPIVEPEILLDGEHGIERTFEVAQKVWAEVFYYMAENNVMFEGILLKPSMVTPGAECKDRATPDQVAEYTLKLLQRRIPPAVPGIMFLSGGQSEVEATQNLNAMNQSTNPWHVSFSYARALQNTCLKTWGGRPENVQAAQEALLIRAKANSLAQLGKYTGEGESDDAKKGMFVKNYSY, from the exons atggccTCAGCATCACTTCTCAAGTCATCGCCAGTCCTTGACAAGTCTGAGTTTGTTAAGGGTCAGACCCTCCGCTTGCCCTCTGCCTCCATTGTCCGGTGCCGCTCCACCGCCCCTTCTTCCCTTACCGTCCGTGCTGGTTCTTATGCTGATGAGCTTGTCAAGACCGCG AAAACCATTGCATCTCCTGGTCGTGGTATTTTGGCCATGGATGAGTCCAATGCTACCTGTGGGAAACGTCTAGCCTCAATTGGGCTAGAGAACACTGAGGCTAACCGCCAGGCATACCGAACCCTTCTTGTGACAGTCCCTGGTCTTGGCAATTACGTCTCCGGTGCCATCCTCTTTGAGGAGACTCTCTACCAATCCACAACTGATGGCAAGAAGATGGTTGATGTTCTTGTTGAGCAGAAGATTGTTCCTGGTATCAAAGTCGACAAG GGTTTGGTGCCTCTAGCTGGTTCCAATGACGAGTCGTGGTGCCAAGGTCTTGATGGACTTGCCTCCCGCTCAGCTGCTTACTATCAGCAGGGTGCTCGTTTCGCCAAATG GCGCACTGTTGTGAGCATTCCCAACGGCCCATCTGCCTTGGCAGTGAAGGAGGCTGCCTGGGGTCTTGCCCGCTATGCTGCCATTTCTCAA GACAACGGATTGGTCCCTATTGTGGAGCCAGAAATCTTACTTGATGGTGAGCATGGCATTGAGAGGACTTTTGAAGTAGCCCAGAAGGTGTGGGCTGAGGTTTTCTACTACATGGCAGAGAACAATGTCATGTTTGAGGGTATCCTCCTCAAGCCTAGTATGGTCACTCCTGGAGCTGAATGCAAGGACAGGGCCACACCTGACCAAGTTGCTGAATACACCCTCAAGCTCCTCCAAAGGAGAATCCCCCCAGCCGTCCCTGGAATCATG TTTTTGTCTGGTGGGCAATCTGAGGTCGAAGCAACCCAGAACCTCAACGCAATGAACCAATCTACAAACCCATGGCACGTGTCATTCTCATATGCCAGAGCTCTCCAGAACACTTGTTTGAAAACATGGGGAGGCAGGCCAGAGAACGTTCAGGCAGCTCAGGAAGCACTTCTCATCCGTGCCAAGGCCAACTCTCTTGCTCAGCTTGGCAAGTACACCGGTGAAGGAGAGTCAGATGATGCCAAGAAAGGAATGTTCGTCAAGAACTACTCCTACTAA
- the LOC118058971 gene encoding putative transcription elongation factor SPT5 homolog 1 yields the protein MARRRDEDDDLEDEEYEEQEEQLMDEEEEYEEEEEEDRGASIKKRRRSDFIDDIAEEEDEEEEDDDDDEDYGGGGGGGGGGGGGRKQKGKKRRGSEFFDDIAQVASDDEEEEEDAEDDFIVDDHGADLPDEAGGRRMHRPLLSREDDQEDVEALERSIQARYAKSMHSEYDEETTEVEQQALLPSVRDPKLWMVKCAIGRERETAVCLMQKYIDKGSELQIRSVVALDHLKNYIYIEADKEAHVREACKGLRNIFGQKIMLVPIREMTDVLSVESKVIDLSRDTWVRMKIGTYKGDLAKVVDVDNVRQRVTVKLIPRIDLQALANKLEGREAPKKKAFVPPPRFMNVDEARELHIRVERRRDPMTGDYFENIGGMLFKDGFLYKTVSMKSISAQNIKPSFDELEKFRSPGENGDGDVASLSTLFANRKKGHFMKGDAVIVVKGDLKSLKGWVEKVDEENVHIRPEMKGLPKTLAVNEKELCKYFEPGNHVKVVSGTHEGVTGMVVKVEQHVLIILSDTTKEHIRVFADDVVESSEVTTGVTKIGDYELHDLVLLDNMSFGLIIRVESEAFQVLKGVTERSEVALVRLREIKCKIEKKTNVQDRYKNTVSVKDVVRIIDGPCKGKQGPVEHIYRGVLFIYDRHHLEHAGYICAKSHSCVVIGGSRSNGDRNGDSYSRLGSFKTPRVPPSPRRFPRGGPPFDSGGRNRGGRGGHDALVGTTIKVRQGPFKGYRGRVVDIKGQFVRVELESQMKVVTVDRSHISDNVVVSTPYRDTPRYGMGSETPMHPSRTPMRSHMTPMRESGATPIHDGMRTPMRDRAWNPYAPMSPPPRDNWEDGNPGSWGTSPQYQPGSPPSGTYEAPTPGSGWASTPGGNYSEAGTPRDSSSAYANAPSPYLPSTPGGQPMTPSSASYLPGTPGGQLMTPGTNGLDMMSPVIGGDGEGPWFIPDILVTVHRTADESAVGVIREVLQDGSCKIVLGAHGNGETITALPSEIEMVVPRKSDKIKILGGAHRGATGKLIGVDGTDGIVKLEDTLDVKILDMVILAKLAQM from the exons ATGGCCCGTCGAAGAGACGAAGACGACGACCTTGAAGATGAAGAGTACGAGGAGCAGGAAGAGCAACTGATGGATGAAGAAGAGGAGtatgaagaggaagaagaagaggatagAGGAGCGTCGATTAAGAAGAGACGGAGATCAGATTTCATTGATGATATCGCggaggaggaggatgaggaagaagaagatgatgacgatgatgaggattatggtggtggaggtggaggtggaggtggaggtggaggtggtaGGAAGCAGAAGGGGAAGAAGCGGCGTGGTTCTGAGTTTTTTGATGATATTGCGCAAGTTGCCagtgatgacgaagaagaagaagaagatgccgAGGATg ATTTTATAGTTGATGATCATGGAGCTGATTTACCTGATGAGGCTGGTGGTAGAAGGATGCATCGGCCATTGCTGTCACGTGAGGATGATCAAGAAGATGTTGAAGCGCTTGAGAGAAGTATCCAAGCTAGATATGCAAAGTCAATGCACTCGGAATATGATGAAGAGACTACGGAAGTGGAGCAACAAGCTCTTTTGCCATCCGTTCGTGATCCAAAATTATGGATGGTCAAGTGTGCA ATTGGCCGGGAACGGGAAACGGCTGTTTGTTTGATGCAAAAATACATTGATAAAGGATCTGAGTTGCAAATTCGGTCTGTTGTTGCTCTTGATCatcttaaaaactatatatatattgaagcaGACAAAGAAGCCCATGTGAGAGAG GCTTGCAAAGGCTTGCGCAATATTTTTGGGCAGAAAATCATGCTTGTCCCAATCAGAGAAATGACTGATGTTCTTTCAGTTGAAAGCAAAGTAATTGATCTTTCCAGGGACACATGGGTCAGGATGAAGATTGGGACTTACAAAGGAGACCTTgccaaa GTTGTAGATGTAGACAATGTGCGGCAGAGAGTTACAGTAAAGTTAATTCCAAGGATTGACTTACAGGCTCTTGCAAACAAACTG GAAGGCAGAGAAGCACCAAAGAAGAAGGCATTTGTACCTCCTCCACGTTTTATGAATGTTGATGAAGCTAG GGAATTACATATTCGTGTTGAGCGAAGAAGAGATCCGATGACTGgtgattattttgaaaatattggcGGGATGCTTTTTAAAGATGGTTTCTTGTATAAAACTGTATCAATGAAGTCAATTAGTGCTCAGAACATTAAGCCGTCATTTGATGAACTTGAGAAGTTTCGATCACCTGGAGAGAATGGAGATGGTGATGTTGCCAGTTTGTCAACCTTGTTTGCAAACAGAAAGAAGGGTCATTTTATGAAGGGTGATGCAGTTATTGTTGTCAAGGGAGATCTGAAAAGTCTAAAGGGATGGGTTGAGAAAGTTGATGAAGAAAATGTTCATATTAGACCTGAAATGAAGGGTCTTCCG AAAACACTTGCAGTGAATGAAAAGGAACTATGCAAGTATTTTGAACCTGGCAATCACGTGAAGGTTGTTTCGGGCACACATGAAGGTGTCACTGGCATGGTTGTTAAGGTTGAGCAGCATGTGCTCATTATTCTGTCTGATACAACAAAGGAACAC ATCCGTGTATTTGCTGATGATGTTGTGGAAAGTTCTGAGGTAACGACAGGTGTTACCAAAATTGGGGACTATGAGCTTCATGATCTTGTACTATTGGA CAATATGAGCTTTGGTTTAATCATTCGTGTAGAAAGTGAAGCCTTTCAG GTTCTCAAGGGAGTTACAGAGAGGTCTGAGGTTGCACTTGTTAGACTAAGAGAGATCAAATgcaaaattgagaagaaaactAACGTGCAAGATCGGTACAAGAACACAGTATCGGTGAAAGATGTTGTTAGGATCATTGATGGTCCTTGCAAA GGGAAACAAGGTCCTGTAGAGCACATATATAGAGGAGTCTTGTTCATCTATGATCGGCATCACCTTGAGCATGCTGGGTATATTTGTGCTAAATCCCACTCATGTGTTGTCATCGGAGGATCACGTTCTAATGGAGATAGAAAT GGTGATTCCTACTCAAGGTTGGGCAGTTTTAAAACTCCCCGGGTACCCCCTTCACCAAGGAGATTTCCTAGAGGAGGTCCTCCATTCGact CTGGGGGAAGAAATAGAGGTGGAAGGGGAGGGCATGATGCTTTGGTTGGTACCACAATAAAGGTACGACAGGGCCCTTTCAAGGGCTACCGTGGTCGTGTTGTAGATATCAAAGGTCAATTCGTTAGAGTTGAACTGGAATCACAAATGAAGGTTGTTACAG TTGATCGGAGCCACATCTCGGATAATGTGGTTGTTTCAACTCCATACCG CGATACACCTCGATATGGTATGGGAAGTGAAACCCCAATGCATCCTTCTCGGACTCCAATGCGTTCACACATGACACCAATGAGAGAATCAGGAG CGACACCTATTCATGATGGCATGAGGACACCTATGCGTGATCGAGCCTGGAATCCTTATGCACCAATGAGTCCTCCTCCAAG GGATAATTGGGAAGATGGGAACCCTGGTTCTTGGGGAACCAGTCCGCAGTATCAG CCAGGAAGCCCTCCCTCTGGAACATATGAAGCTCCAACTCCTGGTTCAGGCTGGGCTAGCACTCCTGGTGGTAATTATAGTGAAGCTGGAACACCAAGAGATAGCAGTTCTGCATATG CCAATGCTCCAAGCCCATACCTGCCATCAACTCCTGGTGGCCAGCCTATGACACCCAGTTCAGCGTCCTATCTCCCTGGCACTCCTGGAGGGCAGCTAATGACACCCGGAACTAATGGTCTTGATATGATGTCTCCTGTTATAG GTGGAGATGGTGAAGGACCATGGTTCATACCAGACATATTGGTTACCGTTCACCGGACTGCAGATGAATCTGCAGTTGGTGTCATCAGAGAGGTGCTTCAG GATGGCTCTTGTAAAATAGTCCTTGGGGCTCATGGCAACGGAGAAACGATAACTGCTCTTCCTAGTGAAATTGAGATGGTGGTGCCAAGGAAATCAGACAAGATCAAGATCCTGGGTGGTGCACATCGTGGTGCTACTGGCAAGTTAATTGGCGTTGATGGCACTGATGGAATTGTAAAGTTGGAGGACACTCTTGATGTTAAGATATTAGACATGGTTATACTGGCAAAACTTGCACAGATGTGA
- the LOC118058972 gene encoding B-box zinc finger protein 19 isoform X1 — MRTICDVCESAAAILFCAADEAALCRSCDEKVHLCNKLASRHVRVGLADPSAVPQCDICENAPAFFYCEIDGSSLCLQCDMIVHVGGKRTHGRYLLLRQRVEFPGDKPGRMEEQGQQPLDHNETRRDQNQPLKLTARENKQNHRASPVPMVENNTDSDGQMDNNLIDLNARPQRIHGQNSTNQENHESSSAVPVGSFKREPEK; from the exons ATGCGAACGATTTGTGACGTGTGTGAGAGCGCAGCCGCGATTCTTTTTTGTGCAGCTGATGAAGCCGCTCTTTGCCGTTCCTGTGACGAGAAG GTTCATTTGTGCAACAAGCTAGCTAGTCGGCACGTGCGAGTGGGACTTGCAGATCCTAGCGCTGTTCCACAGTGTGACATATGTGAAAATGCACCAG CTTTCTTTTACTGTGAGATAGATGGTAGTTCGCTCTGCTTGCAATGCGATATGATAGTACATGTTGGTGGTAAAAGAACCCATGGTAGATATCTCCTGTTGAGGCAGAGGGTTGAG TTTCCAGGGGATAAACCTGGCCGGATGGAGGAGCAAGGACAACAACCTCTTGATCACAATGAAACAAGGAGGGACCAAAACCAGCCACTTAAACTCACAGctagagaaaataaacaaaaccacAGAGCCTCTCCAGTTCCAATGGTAGAGAATAACACAGATAGCGATGGACAAATGGACAACAATTTGATTGATCTTAATGCCAGGCCTCAGCGGATACATGGACAAAATTCAACTAACCAG GAAAATCACGAATCTTCTAGTGCGGTTCCTGTTGGATCCTTCAAAAGAGAGCCTGAAAA GTGA
- the LOC118058972 gene encoding B-box zinc finger protein 19 isoform X2: protein MRTICDVCESAAAILFCAADEAALCRSCDEKVHLCNKLASRHVRVGLADPSAVPQCDICENAPAFFYCEIDGSSLCLQCDMIVHVGGKRTHGRYLLLRQRVEFPGDKPGRMEEQGQQPLDHNETRRDQNQPLKLTARENKQNHRASPVPMVENNTDSDGQMDNNLIDLNARPQRIHGQNSTNQENHESSSAVPVGSFKREPEK, encoded by the exons ATGCGAACGATTTGTGACGTGTGTGAGAGCGCAGCCGCGATTCTTTTTTGTGCAGCTGATGAAGCCGCTCTTTGCCGTTCCTGTGACGAGAAG GTTCATTTGTGCAACAAGCTAGCTAGTCGGCACGTGCGAGTGGGACTTGCAGATCCTAGCGCTGTTCCACAGTGTGACATATGTGAAAATGCACCAG CTTTCTTTTACTGTGAGATAGATGGTAGTTCGCTCTGCTTGCAATGCGATATGATAGTACATGTTGGTGGTAAAAGAACCCATGGTAGATATCTCCTGTTGAGGCAGAGGGTTGAG TTTCCAGGGGATAAACCTGGCCGGATGGAGGAGCAAGGACAACAACCTCTTGATCACAATGAAACAAGGAGGGACCAAAACCAGCCACTTAAACTCACAGctagagaaaataaacaaaaccacAGAGCCTCTCCAGTTCCAATGGTAGAGAATAACACAGATAGCGATGGACAAATGGACAACAATTTGATTGATCTTAATGCCAGGCCTCAGCGGATACATGGACAAAATTCAACTAACCAG GAAAATCACGAATCTTCTAGTGCGGTTCCTGTTGGATCCTTCAAAAGAGAGCCTGAAAAGTAA